Proteins encoded in a region of the Salmo trutta chromosome 34, fSalTru1.1, whole genome shotgun sequence genome:
- the sync gene encoding uncharacterized protein sync: MGMEDQESELPMDPEICFDPLFIDEEDKYGDDGDEEEMGASFQPLLGVTSTNTLLTGSAHSQSSLSDTYRETHLDETQGQFKDMDTVLRSCVGETTDSFGSQLSTTTHTNTRLSGSGQNQPHLGGSGQNQPQLDGLGQNQPHLGGSGQNQPHLGGSGQNQPHLSGLGQIQSHLSGSGQNQSHLSGLGQIQPHLSGLGQNQPHLGGSGQIQQHLSGLGQIQPHLREMDDLLKSCEDMTGVSIASCLSTGYTDTHLSGPAQNQNQSDIQKMVAMMGSCGGNDSHTDGSILTYTDTHMEESRNQRQSHLKEVESILDQSGATGAAVEPQLPPLTSVGTQLSGTMAEYQTELMAMLAMLENCMEEAGITFDPLEWTYPSLPKGYDQPNPNMKKVTQDRHMERGLATQGAMESMGCVDLKPYLGSTFGQFEPPSYEAISTERHSDELGDCGDTHARGSMSTVCDEDTEGHVSGVSVGETEAHIMWGQQLETGLGGVEMRGSVQELEVLGTVLEGCIEEVEKLEKRRNELMGELQALREEKTGTEEGREGGQAAQLSQVLNIEADGRREAWMREWQSLRAERSEEERRLSSVRLERQGLQEEMRRLKRRLFSVARECAHNQVILVTQQRDVAQLNKEQMELDALIIKLTEEVSQLRSTHQSQLSTLQSQLQTHSQTPNPIEEMTQSKRNSCGDIQQYLQGGLKALEERYEPMLLALLKRREGTSEALVKARQQAQELRARRGPLREEGQRLGLQRACLEERLKLMETHRREDVEQYKETVDRLEETSREQKMELQIQKRKTKKMEELRDSLTKEFNLYRGIVEDHNKNDLASGKEET; encoded by the exons ATG GGCATGGAGGACCAAGAGTCTGAGCTGCCGATGGACCCGGAAATCTGCTTCGATCCGCTCTTCATCGATGAGGAAGATAAGTATGGggatgatggtgatgaagaggagaTGGGCGCTTCGTTCCAGCCTCTACTGGGAGTTACCAGTACAAACACACTCCTGACTGGCTCAGCTCACAGTCAGTCCTCCCTATCGGATACCTACAGAGAGACACACCTGGATGAGACACAAGGCCAGTTCAAGGACATGGACACCGTGTTGAGGAGTTGTGTAGGAGAAACTACAGACTCTTTTGGGTCTCAGCTGTCGACGACgacccacactaacacacgccTTAGTGGGTCAGGACAGAACCAGCCACATCTTGGTGGGTCAGGACAGAACCAACCACAACTTGATGGGTTAGGACAGAACCAACCACACCTTGGTGGGTCAGGACAGAACCAGCCACATCTTGGTGGGTCAGGACAGAACCAGCCACACCTTAGTGGGTTAGGACAGATCCAGTCACACCTTAGTGGGTCAGGACAGAACCAATCACACCTTAGTGGGTTAGGACAGATCCAGCCACACCTTAGTGGGTTAGGACAGAACCAGCCACACCTTGGTGGGTCAGGACAGATTCAACAACACCTTAGTGGGTTAGGACAGATTCAGCCACACTTGAGGGAGATGGATGACCTATTAAAGAGTTGTGAGGACATGACAGGTGTGTCCATCGCCTCCTGTCTGTCCACcgggtacacagacacacacctgtctggaCCAGCTCAGAACCAGAATCAGTCAGACATACAGAAGATGGTTGCTATGATGGGGAGCTGTGGTGGGAATGATAGTCACACAGATGGCTCCATCCtgacctacacagacacacacatggaggAGTCTAGGAACCAGCGTCAAAGTCACCTGAAGGAGGTGGAATCCATTTTGGATCAGAGCGGAGCCACAGGAGCCGCTGTCGAGCCTCAGTTACCTCCTCTTACCTCCGTAGGCACTCAGCTGAGTGGCACTATGGCTGAGTATCAGACAGAGCTAATGGCGATGCTGGCCATGTTAGAGAACTGTATGGAGGAAGCAGGGATTACCTTTGACCCTTTAGAGTGGACTTACCCTAGTTTACCCAAAGGATATGACCAACCCAACCCCAACATGAAAAAGGTAACTCAagacagacacatggagagaggACTAGCAACACAAGGAGCCATGGAATCTATGGGATGTGTGGATCTGAAGCCATATTTGGGCAGTACCTTTGGCCAATTTGAGCCCCCAAGCTATGAAGCTATCTCCACAGAAAGACACTCGGATGAGTTAGGCGACTGTGGAGATACACACGCAAGAGGGTCCATGTCCACGGTGTGTGACGAGGACACAGAAGGCCATGTCTCCGGTGTTTCTGTAGGGGAAACAGAGGCTCACATTATGTGGGGCCAACAACTAGAGACAGGGCTGGGAGGGGTGGAGATGAGGGGATCCGTGCAGGAATTGGAGGTGTTGGGTACTGTGCTAGAGGGGTGCATCGAAGAGGTGGAGAAACTGGAGAAGAGACGGAATGAACTGATGGGAGAGCTGCAGGCACTAAGAGAGGAGAAGacggggacagaggaagggagagaaggagggcagGCGGCACAGTTAAGCCAGGTGCTGAATATTGAGGCAGATGGGAGGAGGGAGGCGTGGATGAGGGAGTGGCAGTCTTTGAGGGCtgagaggagtgaggaggagaggaggctgtccAGTGTGCGTCTGGAAAGGCAGGGTCttcaggaggagatgaggaggctgAAGAGGAGGCTGTTCTCTGTCGCCCGGGAGTGTGCTCACAACCAGGTCATCCTGGTAACCCAGCAGCGTGACGTTGCCCAGCTCAACAAGGAACAG ATGGAACTTGACGCACTGATCATCAAGCTGACTGAGGAGGTGTCTCAGCTCCGCTCCACCCACCAGTCCCAGCTCTCCACTCTTCAGTCTCAGCTTCAGACCCACAGCCAGACACCCAACCCCATAGAGGAGATGACCCAGAGCAAGAGGAACTCCTGTGGGGACATACAGCAGTACCTGCAGGGAGGGCTCAAGGCCCTGGAGGAAAG gtATGAGCCAATGCTGCTGGCCCTGTTGAAACGGAGGGAGGGGACGTCAGAGGCCCTGGTGAAGGCCAGGCAGCAGGCCCAGGAGCTGAGGGCCCGTCGGGGGCCCCTgagggaggagggacagaggCTGGGGCTGCAGAGAGCCTGCCTGGAAGAGAGACTCAAACTGATGGAGACCCACAGGAGAGAGGACGTGGAGCAGTACAAG GAGACAGtggacaggctggaggagactAGCAGAGAGCAGAAGATGGAGCTACAAATCCAGAAAAGGAAAACCAAGAAGATGGAAGAACTGAGAGACAGTCTTACTAAAGAATTCAACCTGTACAG AGGCATTGTCGAGGACCATAACAAGAACGATCTAGCCAGTGGGAAGGAGGAAACATGA